The proteins below come from a single Dinghuibacter silviterrae genomic window:
- a CDS encoding alpha/beta fold hydrolase → MAFLRIRGARLAFEDVGAGDPVLFIHGHPFNRSMWKEQVSFFANRYRLILPDLRGYGESEGEGTRNMLDEMALDLAHLLDELRIDRVVLCGLSMGGQIALDFYRMFPGRVRALVIADSDAKGETAESRQKRLLSADFMERVGMRQYTDEHIHEFIASASLRNETVYRHLYDMMTGTRVSAAVAAHRGRAERRDHLDALGSIAVPTLLVVGSEDLFTPESVMEVMRKRIPGARLVCIPGAGHLPNMETPAAFNEALDAFLTNIKTTGR, encoded by the coding sequence ATGGCTTTCCTACGTATCAGGGGCGCCCGTCTCGCATTCGAAGACGTTGGCGCAGGCGACCCGGTCTTGTTTATCCATGGACATCCCTTCAACCGGTCGATGTGGAAGGAGCAGGTGTCTTTTTTTGCAAACCGCTACCGGCTGATCCTACCCGACCTAAGGGGTTATGGGGAATCGGAAGGGGAAGGGACCAGGAACATGCTCGACGAAATGGCGTTGGACCTGGCGCACCTGCTGGATGAACTGCGGATAGACCGGGTCGTCCTTTGCGGCCTTTCGATGGGAGGACAGATCGCGCTCGATTTTTACCGGATGTTTCCCGGGAGGGTCCGCGCTTTGGTGATCGCAGATTCCGACGCCAAGGGGGAGACAGCCGAGAGCCGTCAAAAGCGGCTCTTGTCGGCCGACTTTATGGAACGGGTGGGCATGCGGCAGTATACCGATGAACATATACACGAGTTCATCGCTTCAGCGTCCCTGCGGAACGAAACCGTATACCGGCATCTATACGACATGATGACGGGTACCCGCGTCTCCGCGGCCGTAGCGGCGCACCGGGGACGGGCCGAGCGGCGCGATCACCTGGATGCGCTGGGGTCCATCGCGGTGCCCACCTTGCTGGTGGTCGGTTCGGAAGACCTCTTTACCCCGGAATCCGTCATGGAGGTGATGCGGAAGCGTATCCCCGGTGCCCGCCTGGTCTGTATACCGGGCGCGGGCCACCTGCCCAATATGGAAACCCCGGCGGCTTTTAATGAGGCGCTGGATGCTTTCTTGACAAATATCAAAACCACGGGCCGGTAG
- a CDS encoding DUF4260 domain-containing protein — MKQLLQLEEAAMLALALVLVYSLRLPSGWWMYPVLLIGPDVSMLGYLVGPRAGAFTYNLFHHKGVGIALFVLGLYGHQPGLQTAGLILFGHSSMDRIFGFGLKFADDFKHTHLTGQFPPFTGKSGASA; from the coding sequence ATGAAACAGCTCCTCCAACTCGAAGAAGCGGCCATGCTGGCGCTCGCCCTTGTCCTGGTCTATAGCCTCCGTCTCCCGTCCGGCTGGTGGATGTATCCCGTCCTCCTCATCGGCCCCGACGTCAGCATGCTGGGGTACCTGGTGGGTCCCCGCGCGGGGGCTTTCACCTATAACCTTTTTCACCACAAGGGTGTGGGTATCGCGTTGTTCGTGTTGGGCCTGTACGGCCACCAGCCGGGGCTACAGACGGCAGGGCTGATCCTTTTCGGACACTCCTCGATGGACCGGATCTTCGGGTTTGGGTTGAAATTCGCCGATGATTTCAAACACACCCACCTTACCGGTCAATTCCCGCCCTTCACCGGCAAGTCGGGCGCGTCCGCCTAA
- a CDS encoding FAD-dependent oxidoreductase — MKKHNVLIIGGGIGGLALALALKKSGVPCAVYEAFDYKQGVGAGFNIAPNGMKVLGTLGVADKIIAKGSVVNDHWFRSVRGKVIAHMRNGKPGKYEQPGVSLSRAAVYEVLTEEIHAKGIEIHYNKRLRDMTDEGLRIVAHFEDGTSATGAVLMGADGLHSKVRELIFPDAPKPEFTGLIGVGGFVPADAVPHLSGSDQHSLTYIPGPEGFVGYTGAGEGQMMWWGNYPSEHPLDQNETGAVPAEGLRRRMLTRFCGYPSPVNELIAGTTRAFALNDMALESLPTWHSGKVLLIGDAAHAVSSSSGQGASLALEDALYLARLFRDVQEGYASVFAQFERARRPRVEKIIAEGKRRRERKKATSPLEVRVGEWMMRFFIGLFGERSLDKNYSYTVEF, encoded by the coding sequence ATGAAGAAGCACAACGTTCTGATCATCGGCGGAGGTATCGGTGGACTGGCCCTCGCCCTGGCCCTCAAAAAATCCGGCGTTCCCTGCGCCGTTTACGAAGCCTTCGACTACAAACAGGGTGTCGGGGCAGGGTTTAACATCGCCCCCAACGGCATGAAGGTGCTGGGCACCCTGGGGGTGGCAGACAAGATTATCGCCAAAGGTTCCGTCGTCAACGACCATTGGTTCCGTAGCGTCAGGGGTAAGGTGATCGCGCACATGCGCAACGGGAAACCCGGCAAATACGAACAACCCGGGGTCAGCCTGTCACGGGCCGCGGTGTACGAAGTACTCACCGAAGAAATCCATGCCAAGGGCATAGAAATACACTACAACAAACGCCTCCGCGACATGACCGACGAAGGCTTGCGGATCGTGGCGCACTTCGAAGATGGCACGAGTGCTACCGGTGCGGTGCTGATGGGGGCCGATGGTCTCCATTCGAAGGTGCGGGAATTGATTTTCCCTGATGCACCCAAGCCTGAATTTACGGGTTTGATCGGCGTGGGTGGTTTTGTCCCGGCGGACGCCGTTCCCCACCTCTCCGGAAGTGATCAGCACAGCCTTACCTATATACCCGGTCCGGAAGGATTTGTAGGATATACCGGGGCCGGCGAAGGACAAATGATGTGGTGGGGCAATTATCCCTCGGAACATCCGCTGGACCAAAACGAGACCGGGGCTGTTCCCGCCGAAGGCTTACGGCGTCGTATGCTGACCCGTTTCTGCGGCTATCCTTCCCCTGTAAACGAACTGATTGCCGGCACCACCCGGGCCTTTGCGCTCAACGACATGGCGCTGGAAAGCCTCCCCACCTGGCACTCGGGTAAAGTACTCCTGATCGGGGACGCCGCCCACGCCGTCAGCTCCAGCTCCGGCCAGGGCGCTTCTCTTGCCCTTGAAGACGCCCTCTACCTCGCGCGGTTGTTCCGGGACGTGCAGGAGGGGTACGCCAGCGTGTTTGCCCAGTTCGAGCGCGCCCGCAGACCCCGGGTGGAAAAGATCATTGCCGAGGGGAAACGCAGACGCGAACGCAAAAAAGCGACAAGTCCCCTGGAGGTCCGGGTCGGCGAATGGATGATGCGGTTTTTTATCGGATTATTTGGAGAGCGCAGCTTGGATAAGAACTATAGCTATACCGTGGAATTTTAA
- a CDS encoding Gfo/Idh/MocA family protein, translating into MTTRRSFIRQMSVSALSLSVLPSIAWAFPDAPVLRVAIMGLGSYGTRVAEAMRACTRARLVGVISGTPTKVRVWQERYGIPAKNCYDYGNYDQIKNNRDIDAVYVITPNALHHDAVIRVAKAGKHVICEKPMAVNARQGQEMVDACKAAGVQLLVGYRMHFEPHTLEVIRMRKEGAFGPIRFFQGLSGFIIGDPTQWRLNPALSGGGAMMDIGIYSINGSRYMTGEEPVWVTAQETKTDPVKFIKGIDETIQFQLGFPSGAVASCLSTYNANNLDRFFLDGAQGFAELLPATGYGPIQGRTHLGELQAPIVTHQTVQMDEMAQILLEGKQPVVPVDGREAVKDLTIIDAIYKAARTGQRVDLQA; encoded by the coding sequence ATGACCACCCGCCGTTCCTTTATCAGACAAATGTCTGTTTCTGCGCTTTCCCTTTCTGTATTACCCTCTATAGCCTGGGCCTTCCCCGACGCCCCCGTCCTGCGGGTCGCCATCATGGGTCTCGGCAGCTATGGCACAAGGGTCGCGGAGGCCATGCGTGCGTGCACCCGTGCCCGCCTGGTGGGTGTCATCAGCGGCACGCCGACCAAAGTAAGGGTGTGGCAGGAGCGATATGGCATACCCGCAAAGAATTGTTACGACTATGGGAACTACGACCAAATTAAAAATAACCGGGATATCGACGCGGTATACGTCATCACCCCCAACGCCCTGCACCACGATGCAGTGATCCGGGTCGCCAAAGCGGGCAAACACGTCATCTGTGAGAAACCCATGGCCGTCAACGCCCGTCAGGGACAGGAGATGGTGGATGCCTGCAAGGCCGCCGGTGTCCAATTGCTCGTCGGCTACCGAATGCACTTCGAACCCCACACCCTGGAAGTAATCCGGATGCGGAAAGAGGGCGCTTTCGGACCCATCCGGTTTTTCCAGGGGCTGAGCGGCTTTATCATCGGGGACCCCACCCAATGGCGGCTCAATCCCGCATTATCAGGGGGAGGCGCGATGATGGACATTGGGATCTATTCCATCAACGGGTCCCGGTATATGACCGGGGAAGAGCCCGTATGGGTCACCGCCCAGGAAACCAAAACCGACCCCGTCAAGTTTATAAAAGGGATCGACGAAACCATCCAGTTTCAGCTGGGTTTTCCCAGCGGGGCGGTGGCCTCCTGTTTGTCCACCTACAACGCCAATAACCTGGACCGGTTTTTCCTGGACGGGGCTCAGGGTTTTGCCGAGCTTCTGCCCGCCACCGGGTACGGACCTATCCAGGGGCGGACCCATTTGGGCGAGCTCCAGGCGCCCATCGTTACCCACCAGACCGTACAGATGGACGAAATGGCCCAAATCCTCCTGGAAGGCAAGCAACCGGTCGTGCCGGTGGACGGAAGGGAAGCGGTAAAGGATCTTACTATCATTGACGCGATATACAAAGCGGCCAGGACCGGCCAAAGGGTCGATCTACAAGCTTGA
- a CDS encoding FecR family protein, whose protein sequence is MSEKQYSDPNEGPPFDDPSSSLEERMKDPVFLQTQLDAYEKARTETREAYEELLRRIRLTPTRKINPLYYYVSGAAAAVLLVVTGYFFLHASRQAPPLAYTAAKGQQTHVVLPDGSQVWLNSGSRLTYTARTGVTRQATLDGEAYFEVAPDKTAPFHLSAGRTETVVLGTAFDVKAYRGESVSITLLQGSVRVDYLSKNMLLQPGQTVLARADTFARQNSPDTSSVLAWKEGFFYFNGTLDEVARELAHWYDVDVTLRKGMVFKDTVISTTPRNLPLDSVLRRINELGAGHLRREGRTLDVMP, encoded by the coding sequence ATGTCGGAGAAACAATATTCAGACCCGAACGAAGGCCCCCCTTTCGACGATCCGTCCTCCTCGCTGGAAGAGCGGATGAAGGACCCCGTATTCCTTCAAACCCAACTGGATGCCTACGAAAAGGCCAGGACGGAAACCCGGGAGGCGTACGAGGAGCTTTTGAGACGCATCCGGCTCACACCGACCCGGAAAATCAATCCTTTGTACTACTACGTATCCGGCGCGGCCGCGGCCGTCCTGCTGGTCGTAACCGGGTACTTCTTCCTCCACGCGTCCAGGCAGGCGCCTCCCCTGGCCTATACCGCGGCCAAAGGACAGCAAACCCACGTTGTTTTACCCGATGGCTCCCAGGTATGGTTAAATTCGGGAAGCCGGCTGACATACACGGCCCGTACAGGGGTGACCCGCCAGGCGACCCTCGACGGCGAAGCCTATTTCGAGGTGGCACCCGACAAAACCGCCCCCTTCCACCTGAGCGCGGGTCGTACGGAAACGGTGGTGCTGGGTACCGCGTTCGATGTCAAGGCTTACCGGGGCGAATCCGTCTCGATCACCCTCCTGCAGGGCTCCGTACGGGTTGATTATTTGAGTAAAAATATGCTCCTCCAACCGGGCCAGACAGTCCTTGCCCGGGCGGACACCTTTGCCAGACAAAATAGTCCGGATACCTCATCGGTCCTTGCATGGAAAGAAGGATTTTTCTATTTTAACGGGACCCTTGATGAAGTCGCGCGGGAACTCGCGCATTGGTATGATGTAGACGTCACCCTCAGGAAAGGGATGGTGTTTAAGGATACGGTTATATCCACAACGCCCAGGAATCTGCCCCTCGACAGTGTATTGCGTCGTATTAATGAGCTGGGGGCAGGGCACCTCAGGCGGGAGGGCAGGACGCTCGACGTCATGCCATAG